From the genome of Neorhodopirellula lusitana:
GGCAAGATCCCACTTGCCGATCGCAATTGAAACGTAACCAACATCTTTCAAGACTTCGGCAATGGTGATCTCATCAGAATGCAAGTGCGGATGAACTTCGACTCGGTTCTTTACAATCGCCACCCGTAACGGATAGCAACCCGTCATCAAGGCCGCCCGTGACGGACCGCAAACCGTTTGCGCGTAAAAGTTGGTGAACCGAGTCCCTTCGGCAGCCATCTTGTCAATGTTGGGCGTCTTGATCTGTTCTGATCCAAAGCAGCCCAAGTCGCCGTAGCCCAAATCATCGGCGAAGATGACAACGAAGTTAGGCTTGGATGTGTCAGCGAATAAATTTGCCGATATCGCAAGCATCGAAAAATGTAGAAACGCAATCGTCCAGAGCATTTTTTTCTTTGTCATCACAATTGTTTCTCATGGGTCGAAACTGATTTGGCGGAAACGGCCACCCTACCGCATACCAGTTCAACTCACTTGAGTTGTTCAGTGACCTTGGTTAGTTGCTTTGCCATGTCTTGAGCACGTTCGGGAAATTGGCCGAACAGATTTTTCGACTCTTCCTTGTCCGAAGAAAGATTGAAAAGTTGTTTCCGCTTTTTGTTTTCGATGTATTTCCAATCACCCTGCCGAATGGCTTTCCCGCGGTACAAGAAGAAGTCACGCTGCGGAGCTTGATCGAAATTGCCCGCTAAAACTTCGCGAATGTCCAGGCCATCAATCTCGCGGTCTTGCGGTGGCTGTGTATTGGCCAGTGCGGCAAAGGTTGGCAAGAAGTCCAGCGTTGATGTTTGGGCGTCACACGTTAGACCCGCTGGAACGGTTCCGGGTTGCCAAGCGATGCAAGGCACGCGGCAGCCACCTTCGTAGGCACTGAACTTTCCGTCGCGAAGTGACCCTGCGGTACCAGCATGATCCTTCTTGGAAAGCCAGGGGCCATTGTCGGAAGTGAAAATAACCAGCGTGTTCTTTTCAAGTTCGTTGTCACGAAGTGTTTGAAGCACTTCGCCGACCGACCAGTCGAGCTCTTCGATTACATCTCCGAATAGCCCACGTTCCGATTTTCCGTTGAACGCGTCTGACGCAAACAGGGGTGTGTGTGGCATCGAATGAGCGAGATATAGAAAGAACGGCTCTGCTTTGTTGGCGACAATAAACTCTTTCGCCTTCTCCGCGTAGCGGCGTGTGATCTGGGACTGATCGACCGGCCATTCAATCACTTCATTGCCAAGCATCAGCGGAACCTGATTGCGATGCAGCTTCTTGTTGTCAACTTCTTCGTTCTGGAAATCTTCACGTGTCAGGTTTGCATTGAACACGACGTCTTCCGCCAATTTGGCTTCAGGATCCTGCCACATGTCGTTGCTGTAGGGGATGCCGAAATAGAAATCAAATCCTTGGTTAGTCGGCAGGAACTCAGGCAGATGCCCAAGGTGCCATTTGCCGACGATCCCGGTTTGATAGCCCTTCGCCTTTAGGACTTCCGCGATGGTAACTTCGTCGGTTGGCATTCCGTTGTCGTGATGTGGGAAGTAGACTTTTCCATCATGTCCCCAACGCTGGGCGTAGCGGCCCGTCAAAAGACCAGCGCGTGAGGGCGTGCAGATTGAACTGGACGTTGAGAAATCGGTGAACCGTATCCCTTCCTCGGCCATGCGATCGAGATTCGGGGTCGTGTAGCCCTCGGCACCGTAGCATCCTAAGTCACCATAACCCAGGTCATCGGCATAGATCACGATGATGTTAGGTGTCTCGGCGGCGCTGACTGCGGTCACGGCAAAGGGTGTTGCCGCCAAGAGACACAGAATCAGTTTTGTAGACAGATTTCTCATTCGCATTGGTCTTTAATTAGAGACGTTTGAACTTTATCCAAACGATTTTTGGAGGGGCGTTTTTCAAGGCGGGCGTTTGACGTTCTGAAGATAGCATTCTACTTGGTTCTTCACGAACGATGGCGGCCAAATGGGGCTACGGGCGAACGCAACCACGCTAATAATAGTCTCCGGACAAAAGGCGGGCGGTTTGCGTTGCCGAGTCCGCTTGACTTGCGGTGCGCTGGGCGTTGTAGGTCTGATTCATGACCAGACTGAACGACCTTTCGCCACGCTACAAAGCCTCTGGAGACCAGTTAGGGATCCCACGCTCCGCCAATTGTTTGTGGTAGCGGATTGCCAGCGGTTGATCCGCGGGAGAAACCCTTGGACGATTTTCGTTCACCAAAAGCGGTGGCAGTGATGACCACCATTGGTCGTATGCCTCACGCAGGCTGGATACAACCTCTGGGTGCGATGCCGAGACATCCGTGGTCTCGCCGGGGTCGGCGGAAATGTCGTACAGCTCAGAGTTGTTGACGAAACGCCAACGCTGCGTCCGCACGGCACATTTTTTAAACTCGAACTCATCCATCTTTCCGGTCGGCCAGCGGCCACAATGGAAGAACAGTTCGCGATCGGACCAGGTGGCATTGGGGCTTTCGAGAAGTGGCAGCAACGACCGCCCGTCGAACTCTTGTGTGTCTGCGGGCAACGTTACACCCGCCAGTTCACAAAAGGTCGGGTACAGATCGATGTGGGCTGCCAATGCATCGACATCCACGCCTTCGCCCAGCATGCCTTTCCAATACCAGAACGCTGGCACGTGCGAGCCGCCTTCGTTGGGCGAGTTCTTGCCACCCTTCAGATTCGCGTTGAAGTGCCGGACCTTCTTGCCTTTCAAACTTCCGCTCAAGTGAGTTGCCCCGTTGTCGGTCATGAAAATAACGAGTGTGTTGTCCAGGGCGTTCCACTGGGCCAGCTTTTCCATCAGTCGGCCAAAGTTGTCATCGATGTTTTCAATCATGCCGTAGCGACCAGCCGTTCCCTTGTCGTAACCGAGGTCCAGGAATCGTTGAGTGTATTTTTTTGGGGCAACCAGTGGCGCATGAGGTGCGTTCAGTGCGATGTAGGCGAAGTAAGGATTATCCGATTCGAGTTGTCCCTTGATCCACGCCAGTCCGGATTGAAAAAATAGATCCGTGCAGAACCCTTTCGTCTTCACGATGGTGTCGTTGTGCAGCAGGACGTTGTCGAAGTACAGGTTGTCTCTATTGGGTGGGAAATCGCCGAGCGGGACTTGTCCAATACCGCCGGACCCGTGAATAAGGACTTCGTCGAAACCTCGATTTCCGGGCAGGTAAGCGTCGTCGTCACCGAGATGCCACTTGCCGAAAATCCCGGTCTTGTATCCAGCGGTCTGTAAAGCCTGTGGCATCGTGAAGGTGCTTTGTGCCATCCGCTCACGCTGCATAATTGTGTGCGTGACACCGTTTTTAAACGGGGCCCGACCGCTCATCAACGCGGCTCGAGTTGGGGCGCAAGTCGGGCTGACTTGAAAGTCGGTGAAGCGAGTAGACCGTTCGTAAAACTGATCAATGTTCGGCGTCTTGACGACCTCGTTACCCATGCAGGAAAGATCTCCCATCCCTTGGTCGTCGGTCATCACCAGTACGATGTTTGGTCGACGACCAGCAAAGGTTTGACCGTTGGTGACACCACCGGAAAGGAGTACGAGTAGGAGTCCGATTATTGCAACAGTTGGCTTTACCATGGAGATTTCTTGACTTTGGGGATGAAGAGCTGAGACGCGAAGGAACGCGAGTCGGTCAGCTGAAGTGGGGACGAACTGGGGGATGGGAATCGCGGCACGGGGGTCTGTTGCGTTTCCGTTAATTGCGTTCTTGCTGTTTTTTCGCCTCCTCGTCGAATCGATCGTAGCTATCGATCAAGGTTGCTAGCTGCTCGGGATTCTCCTTTTTGAGGTCGACGGTTTCTGCCCAGTCACGATCCAGGCGATAGAGGTGCCATCCCGAAGTTCTGTCAAACCAAGCTTTCCAGGGCCACTGCACGACGGCTTTTTGATTCACTCCCTTTCCGAATTTTAACTGGAAATACATCGCATCGGATTTGCCGTTTGTTGGTTCGTTCTTATTTACTGTCTGTCCGGTTAGGTCAGGCAGAATGCTTTGTCGATCTAGCGGACGTAGGTCATCCGGATAGGCGGTCGCGGAGGCGTCCAGCAACGTTGGCATCACATCCAAGATGTTGATCGGCTTGTTGTTCACGCGACCGCCCTCAATATGACCTGGCCAAAATGCGATGAAGGGTGAGCCGATGCCGCCATTGGCGTTCCAGTTCTTGTACCTTTGAAAAGGCGTGTTCACCGCGTTGCAAAATCCAAGCGGCAAGGTTCGAAACGAATCGACTGCGCCTGCCGCTTTGTCCGGAGTGCGATTGAACCGAGTCTCAGCAGAAACGCCATTGTCCGACGCAAAGCAAATGAGCGTGTTTTCTAGTTCGCCCTCGCGTTCCAGGTAGCTGATGATACGCCCAATTTGCTCGTCGAGCCGGTCGACCATTGCTGCATGAACTTCCATGCATCTGGCCGCATCTGTCTGCTGTTGGTTGTTCAAGGTTTCCCAAGCGACGACGTCTGGATCGCGATCGGCACGAAGGAAGTTGTCGGGAAGCACTCCGGCTTGAATCAGGTGCTGGTGACGTTCCGCCCGCAATCGATCCCAGCCTTCTGAGTATCGCCCCCCATACTTTTGGATGTTGGAAGCGGGTGCTTGCAATGGCCAGTGCGGGGCCGTGTAAGCGAGATAGAGAAAGAAGGGGCTGTCGCTCCAGCGTTCACCCAGGAATTGCAGAGCGTAGTCTGTGAAAGCGTCCGTCGAGTAAAAATTGTCATCGGCTACCGAGAATGGTTTGCCATCGAAAGCAAGTTTCATGTGGAGGTAGCAACGCTTATCCAGCTGAAGGCGTGCA
Proteins encoded in this window:
- a CDS encoding sulfatase family protein; this translates as MRNLSTKLILCLLAATPFAVTAVSAAETPNIIVIYADDLGYGDLGCYGAEGYTTPNLDRMAEEGIRFTDFSTSSSICTPSRAGLLTGRYAQRWGHDGKVYFPHHDNGMPTDEVTIAEVLKAKGYQTGIVGKWHLGHLPEFLPTNQGFDFYFGIPYSNDMWQDPEAKLAEDVVFNANLTREDFQNEEVDNKKLHRNQVPLMLGNEVIEWPVDQSQITRRYAEKAKEFIVANKAEPFFLYLAHSMPHTPLFASDAFNGKSERGLFGDVIEELDWSVGEVLQTLRDNELEKNTLVIFTSDNGPWLSKKDHAGTAGSLRDGKFSAYEGGCRVPCIAWQPGTVPAGLTCDAQTSTLDFLPTFAALANTQPPQDREIDGLDIREVLAGNFDQAPQRDFFLYRGKAIRQGDWKYIENKKRKQLFNLSSDKEESKNLFGQFPERAQDMAKQLTKVTEQLK
- a CDS encoding arylsulfatase, whose translation is MVKPTVAIIGLLLVLLSGGVTNGQTFAGRRPNIVLVMTDDQGMGDLSCMGNEVVKTPNIDQFYERSTRFTDFQVSPTCAPTRAALMSGRAPFKNGVTHTIMQRERMAQSTFTMPQALQTAGYKTGIFGKWHLGDDDAYLPGNRGFDEVLIHGSGGIGQVPLGDFPPNRDNLYFDNVLLHNDTIVKTKGFCTDLFFQSGLAWIKGQLESDNPYFAYIALNAPHAPLVAPKKYTQRFLDLGYDKGTAGRYGMIENIDDNFGRLMEKLAQWNALDNTLVIFMTDNGATHLSGSLKGKKVRHFNANLKGGKNSPNEGGSHVPAFWYWKGMLGEGVDVDALAAHIDLYPTFCELAGVTLPADTQEFDGRSLLPLLESPNATWSDRELFFHCGRWPTGKMDEFEFKKCAVRTQRWRFVNNSELYDISADPGETTDVSASHPEVVSSLREAYDQWWSSLPPLLVNENRPRVSPADQPLAIRYHKQLAERGIPNWSPEAL
- a CDS encoding sulfatase-like hydrolase/transferase translates to MCSFLAIDVLADTPSRPNIVFILADDMGWSDPGFLGGDIETPNLDRLARDGMFFPYFFNHAKCEPTRASLMTGVHFHRQTKDHVTRDFQNVTTIANVLKDAGYHTACAGKWHLPGQPTDHGFDRFFGLVEGAANHFDPDARLQLDKRCYLHMKLAFDGKPFSVADDNFYSTDAFTDYALQFLGERWSDSPFFLYLAYTAPHWPLQAPASNIQKYGGRYSEGWDRLRAERHQHLIQAGVLPDNFLRADRDPDVVAWETLNNQQQTDAARCMEVHAAMVDRLDEQIGRIISYLEREGELENTLICFASDNGVSAETRFNRTPDKAAGAVDSFRTLPLGFCNAVNTPFQRYKNWNANGGIGSPFIAFWPGHIEGGRVNNKPINILDVMPTLLDASATAYPDDLRPLDRQSILPDLTGQTVNKNEPTNGKSDAMYFQLKFGKGVNQKAVVQWPWKAWFDRTSGWHLYRLDRDWAETVDLKKENPEQLATLIDSYDRFDEEAKKQQERN